One Terriglobia bacterium genomic window, GTCCGCTCTCCCTTCTCTATCGCTACGAAGACCTGAAGGTTGAACCCGGCTCACGGCATGTTCTCTCCAGGTTTGCATATCTACGAAACGAGCGGGATCAAATCATCCTCGAATGTCCTCTAGGACACGCCGAGATTGCCTGTCACTCACCTGCGGTCATGCAGGTTCTGTTTGCGCTCGCAGCGCCAAAAACCGTTGGTGAAATTGCTGAGGCGCAAACGGCGTTCAGCGAGGAGGCAGTCACTCTCTTTTTGAACTTTCTGGCCAATGCAAAGGCGCTGGCCACAGTTTCCGGCGAACTGCCGGAACTTCAGAATCCGGAGGTTCACGACGCGGCGCTGGCGCCATGGGAGTTCCACGATCTGCTCTTCCATACTCGAAGCCGGCTTGGCCGGCACGATCGCCCATACGGCGGTACATATCCCTTTAAAGACAAGCTGGCTCCTCTGCCGATCGTAAAGAAAGAATCATCGGATCAGGCGATCCCGCTGTACCGGCCGGATCTCGAACGGCTGAAGACGCAGGATGTGCCGTTTACGGAGGTTCTGGAGCGGAGGTCTTCGATACGAAACCACGGCGATTCCCCTCTGACATTGGAGCAACTGGGAGAGTTCCTCTATCGCTCAGCGCGAGTTAAAGAGGTTGTGGAACAGGGAGGCGTCAGTTTCAGGCCTTCGCCCGGCGGAGGCGCTTTGCACGAACTGGAAATTTATCCGCTCGTCGAGCGCTGTCAGGGTCTGGACGCAGGTCTATATCACTACAACCCGCTCCGTCATGAACTGTACAGAGTTGCCGAGAGGAATTCTTATGTGGAGTTGCTGATACGCATGGCGGCTTATACCGCTAAACTGGAATCGTTTCCCCAGGTTTTGTTGATTATCAGCGCACGGTTTCAGCGCATGCAGCACAAATATCAATCGATGACGTATTCGGTGATTCTCAAGAATGTCGGAGCGCTGTACCAGACGATGTACCTGGTCGGAACGGCGATGGGACTTGCAACAAGTGCTCTGGGAGGCGGTCATTCCGATGTGTTTGCCCAGGCAGCCGGCTTGAATTACATGGAAGAAACTTCCGTTGGAGAATTTATTCTCGGATCGATCGGAACGGGGCCGGGCATAAAGTCCGGCCAGAGCATAGCGCAATGAGCAGCTCTTCCGAGTTACCGGTCATCCAACTCGCCGAGGGTATATCCGGGCGTGTGCGGCCCGGCACAGGAGAAGGCGTTCTGTGGCTGCACGGCTACACCGTAGACGGCAGCATGTGGGGCGATATGTGGGACCGGCTGCCGGGCTGGCAGCACATTGCGATAGATCTCCCCGGCCATGGAGCATCGGATTCTATCGAGCGGATGATTGACCTGCCTACCCTGGGCCGGCGGCTTGGACAGATGTGCATTTCCCGCGGAGTTCGGCATATCGTGGCGTTGTCGTTCGGAACGCTGACAGCGACGCAGATTGCAATCGAGTTCCCGTCGCACTTCTCGAGCATCGTGCTCAGCGCCCCCAGCCTGGCCGGCGGTCCCCGCGAACTGGAAGTAGCCCGCGTTCATGGAACGCTTGTCCAATATTACCTTCAATTTGGCCCCGGACCGTGGATGCGCGATATCTGGATGAAGTGCCGTATCTGGGCCGGAACTGAAAGGGTTCCGGAGATGCGGCAATATATGGGGTCCCTGATCGATAAACATGATTGGTCACACTTAAAGCAGATGGCGATCCAGCGGTACACGCAGTCGAAGCAAACGGAAGAAGCCCTGCAGAAAATCGAAGCATCCGTTCTGGTTATGATTGGTGACAGGGAATTACCGTCATTTCGCACGGTCGCCGCAACCCTGAAACGCAACATTCCCCGATGTGATGTGCTCGAACTCGCTGACGCAGACCATCTGGCAATGATTCAGTATCCCGAAGTCTCCGCCCCGGCGATTGAAGCTCACCTCAAGGCGAACCAGTCTGCGTCCTTAACGCGAGACGGTGATTCCCCGTCCCAAAAAGAGGATAAACAGCAAGCAGGCAACAAGGCCGGTAACAATCCATGAACGGTTGCGTCCGATGGGCCCGACCGGCTCGAGTGCTTTTTCCTTCGATTGCATCATCGCGGGTAAGCTGAGCAGTCCCGCATTTGCGCCCAAGGTTGACGGTAAGGCCGACGCGATCACGTAAAACAGGCCGGCCGGATTTGGCAATCCTGCGACCAGGGCGAGTACACCCTGGCTGAAGTAAGCGGTCCAGCACAACTTACGCAGTCGTCCACTCTCATCTCCCTTGAAGGCCTTCAGTTCCGCGCCGACCAGAACCATCGCCCCAAAGTAGGTAACCGCGCCGAGCACGAGCAGTCCAAGCTGCCAGATGAGATGCGGTTGGAAGTCCCGGATCACATCGGCCCAATCGCCGAAATTGAAGGCGCCCGAGAAAAGGAAATATCCGGTGCCGGTGAAGAGATTACCGGCCATCGCAAGAATCAGAAAAAAGCGCGTTGCCGGCGAATAGCGCTGTGCACGCCGCAAAACAAGCCAGAACAGTGCTCCGAAAACGAGATTGATAAGCGGGCCATCCGCTTTGACCCAGTGCGTTTCAATATCGCTTTGGAGTGCGACAGTGCTGAGCGTCAACTCGTGCGCACCACTCAGCCAGGCCGTAACGCCATGTCCGAAATCTTCGTGGAGAACGTTCGAAAGAACGTAACCCAGCGCGGAGATGGCTATCAACGTCGGCGGATCATCTCGCTCGATACTCATGGACTTCAGCTCTCTACTGCGTGCGTGGTGACCAGATCACGCCAGCCTGCCCAAGGACGGTTCCCGTGGCGAACGCGAGATCGACCAGTGAATTCTGATAGTCAGATTGGGACACAATGAGGGCACCCTGTGCCTGGGCGAGCTGATCGAGTGTCAGTGAGAGCTCCGTGCTCGTAATTTTCCCGAGTTGAAACTCGATCCTGTTATCTTGATACGTCTCGGTTGACCGGTCGACCGCTGCCCGATTGGACAAAATGCGCTGCCAATTTAATTCGACGGAGTTGATTGCGTTCAGCACATCCTGCCTGACACTCAGTTCCAAGGCGCGCTGGTTTGTCTCTGTCTTTGCCAGGTTCAAGGCGCTCTGAACAACCTGATACTTTGCCTGTTGATTTCCCCAAAGAGGAATCGAGGCCGATAGGCCGTAGTTGTACGTATCGACCAGCCGGTTCCTGAAGAGTTCGTCGAGACTCTTTTGAAAGGTTGTGGCGCTGCCGGCAAAAGAATAATTGAAGTTCATCGTGACATCCGGCAGCCTGCGATTCCGGCTTACATCCAGCGAAATACGATCGATCGACATCTGCACTTCGTTCTGAAACAGCTCCATCCGGTTCTTGAGGGCGAGCGCTGTGACGGCCGCGCGATCAAACGTGAATCCCTTGGGCGACGGCTCCGTTTTCGGAATGATCAACGTTTGTGACTGAAGCGGGAGATTGGGAGAATTGATGATGCGTTTGAGGGCCAGTTCCGTCTGGCGGCGCGTGTTCTCGGCCATAAGAATTGCGTCGAAACGGCGTGCCGCATCGCCTTCAGCACGCGTGATTTCAATCTTGGTCCGCGCGCCTTCCTCAACCAGCCTGCGCGCGGTTCGCACTTGCTCCAGGGCATAGTCATACTCCTGAAGTTGTATTTTCAGGTTTTCGTTGGCCGCGTAGTGCTGCCAGTATGACTGTTCAGCATTTGCCATGACCTGTATAGCGGCCAATTTCGTTCGCGCATCCGTCTGGCGCATCACGAGGCCCGCGACGTTGATGCTTGCGTAATTGATTCCGAACCCGGCTCCCCGCAATAGCGGTTGGGTCAGCCCGAGTTGAATGGTTGGTTCATCCGTAACGCCGACAGGAACGCCGAAAATCGACCCCTGATCGTCGATTCTTGTAAAGGGCAACGACAAGGTCGCCGTTCCTCCGGCTTGGGTTGGGACAACGACTGTCGGAGTGAGCGAGGCGATCTTCTCAGGATTCCCGAAGCTGTCGAAAGTTTT contains:
- a CDS encoding SagB family peptide dehydrogenase — translated: MWNDTMPRVRTVENMTCVVGIRLLKDARLTEETSDITAVEAEVEIHRPRMTLTGMTPGLHAILKQIQSEAVAQPELLAQALRTDGLLGLGKLNKFLTKLEQFGYIQRQLVVNDIPAASIRPLSLLYRYEDLKVEPGSRHVLSRFAYLRNERDQIILECPLGHAEIACHSPAVMQVLFALAAPKTVGEIAEAQTAFSEEAVTLFLNFLANAKALATVSGELPELQNPEVHDAALAPWEFHDLLFHTRSRLGRHDRPYGGTYPFKDKLAPLPIVKKESSDQAIPLYRPDLERLKTQDVPFTEVLERRSSIRNHGDSPLTLEQLGEFLYRSARVKEVVEQGGVSFRPSPGGGALHELEIYPLVERCQGLDAGLYHYNPLRHELYRVAERNSYVELLIRMAAYTAKLESFPQVLLIISARFQRMQHKYQSMTYSVILKNVGALYQTMYLVGTAMGLATSALGGGHSDVFAQAAGLNYMEETSVGEFILGSIGTGPGIKSGQSIAQ
- a CDS encoding alpha/beta hydrolase; translated protein: MSSSSELPVIQLAEGISGRVRPGTGEGVLWLHGYTVDGSMWGDMWDRLPGWQHIAIDLPGHGASDSIERMIDLPTLGRRLGQMCISRGVRHIVALSFGTLTATQIAIEFPSHFSSIVLSAPSLAGGPRELEVARVHGTLVQYYLQFGPGPWMRDIWMKCRIWAGTERVPEMRQYMGSLIDKHDWSHLKQMAIQRYTQSKQTEEALQKIEASVLVMIGDRELPSFRTVAATLKRNIPRCDVLELADADHLAMIQYPEVSAPAIEAHLKANQSASLTRDGDSPSQKEDKQQAGNKAGNNP
- a CDS encoding TolC family protein → MALVKENIRKRARTVALLFIAVIFIGCSRRDPLILPAVRQELQTALPFDANALVTKPPADLQQVPIETPNDVVDNARKVVAPSPETPTVELTLADVRKQALENNLDLQVQLYDPAIAQAAYQAESWKFEAVLNASASQQKTFDSFGNPEKIASLTPTVVVPTQAGGTATLSLPFTRIDDQGSIFGVPVGVTDEPTIQLGLTQPLLRGAGFGINYASINVAGLVMRQTDARTKLAAIQVMANAEQSYWQHYAANENLKIQLQEYDYALEQVRTARRLVEEGARTKIEITRAEGDAARRFDAILMAENTRRQTELALKRIINSPNLPLQSQTLIIPKTEPSPKGFTFDRAAVTALALKNRMELFQNEVQMSIDRISLDVSRNRRLPDVTMNFNYSFAGSATTFQKSLDELFRNRLVDTYNYGLSASIPLWGNQQAKYQVVQSALNLAKTETNQRALELSVRQDVLNAINSVELNWQRILSNRAAVDRSTETYQDNRIEFQLGKITSTELSLTLDQLAQAQGALIVSQSDYQNSLVDLAFATGTVLGQAGVIWSPRTQ